A single window of Granulicella mallensis MP5ACTX8 DNA harbors:
- a CDS encoding PaaI family thioesterase — translation MSKEQLQHEPCRIELTERDLHNSRSGVFLQDEGGGEASLKESRQIGVVSRDVLLAEDGMSFVTGMQNGRHPSAPYSDTTGIELVEVEEGRVVFIGRPGARYLNPVGTIHGGWAATILDAAMAYCVHSTLKAGENYTTLEMKINYIRPVLPSLGRVRCEGKVIHRGSRTATSEGRLFDERGKLLAHGSETCMIFPLSPCEKGS, via the coding sequence ATGAGCAAAGAACAATTGCAACACGAGCCTTGCCGAATCGAACTCACCGAGCGCGATCTGCATAACTCTCGATCGGGGGTCTTCTTGCAGGACGAAGGGGGAGGGGAAGCATCGCTGAAGGAAAGTCGTCAGATTGGCGTGGTCTCTCGCGATGTATTGCTGGCGGAAGATGGCATGTCCTTCGTGACCGGGATGCAGAATGGCCGCCATCCCTCTGCACCGTACTCCGACACAACGGGCATTGAGCTTGTAGAGGTTGAGGAAGGTCGTGTCGTCTTTATCGGTAGGCCTGGCGCACGCTACCTCAATCCTGTGGGTACGATTCACGGGGGCTGGGCGGCGACGATCCTGGATGCTGCCATGGCCTATTGCGTCCATTCGACATTGAAGGCGGGTGAAAACTACACGACCCTCGAGATGAAGATCAACTATATTCGTCCGGTGCTCCCGTCGCTGGGCCGCGTGCGTTGCGAAGGCAAAGTGATCCATCGTGGTAGCAGGACGGCGACAAGTGAAGGCCGCCTCTTTGATGAACGGGGAAAGCTGCTTGCTCATGGCAGCGAAACCTGCATGATCTTCCCGCTGAGCCCCTGTGAGAAAGGATCGTGA
- a CDS encoding PH domain-containing protein, whose translation MAIVWGFITFLNTINFWGTYWEVTPQGLFESRGLFVRRVIPYNLIQDVSPDDSPRGKQDNSRIRVSILRSEPLLARPVEYERFVSALEQHLDPVLIHV comes from the coding sequence ATGGCCATAGTCTGGGGCTTCATTACCTTCCTCAACACCATCAACTTTTGGGGTACGTATTGGGAGGTCACGCCACAAGGCCTGTTTGAAAGCCGAGGATTGTTTGTGCGCCGCGTAATCCCCTACAACCTCATTCAGGATGTCAGCCCGGATGATTCACCTCGTGGGAAACAGGACAATAGTCGGATTAGAGTTTCCATCCTCCGCAGCGAGCCGCTACTGGCGCGTCCGGTTGAGTACGAGCGCTTCGTCTCTGCGTTGGAGCAGCACCTTGACCCTGTCCTGATCCATGTCTAA
- a CDS encoding B12-binding domain-containing radical SAM protein, with amino-acid sequence MLASVKDPFQQISSSTNDISTKRFEPLGKEVKALMVWPRFPPSFWGFEGVLEMVPEKSVMPPLGLITVAALCPSSWSIRLLDLSFEELREEDLLWADLVMVSSMQAQRADTLDVLSRARGLGRRTFIGGPWASSEPEFLTTQADHVFVGEAEEVFGEIAHQLEHGAAQAVYKVIDKPDMSVSPMPRFDLLHMNQYTSMSVQFSRGCPFQCEFCDIITIYGRRPRAKPPEKLIAELDALLALGWRNEVFIVDDNFIGNHKLALQLTHSLATWQERNKRVISFYTEASIDLADKPELLASMVEANFMYVFLGIETPSAEALKGSSKFQNLRGDLVTQVSKIRESGLWVLAGFIVGFDSDDETIFERQLQFIDKTAITWAMAGVLQAPPTTALFDRMKREGRLIEDSTATTNFSAPNFKTVLPLPILLRGLSTLLKGLYTPANYFGRAMRSLESWQPRPAQKPPELPLLYNLRVFVQSMWQQGVCSNYRLAYWRFLLTAIRRWALQPAKMWLAFMVLLSANHFLKYAREVAEDLEEQCQALEDSKLYSQTLAVGVESRG; translated from the coding sequence ATGCTCGCCTCAGTGAAAGACCCGTTTCAGCAGATTTCTTCCTCGACCAACGACATCTCAACGAAGCGGTTTGAGCCCCTCGGCAAAGAGGTTAAGGCCTTGATGGTCTGGCCCCGCTTTCCTCCCTCATTCTGGGGATTCGAGGGCGTGCTTGAGATGGTGCCTGAGAAGTCGGTGATGCCTCCTCTTGGTTTGATCACCGTCGCTGCGCTATGTCCGTCCTCGTGGAGTATTCGATTGCTGGACCTGTCCTTCGAGGAATTGCGAGAGGAGGACCTGCTTTGGGCCGACCTGGTGATGGTGAGTTCCATGCAGGCGCAACGTGCCGACACGCTGGACGTCCTGTCCCGTGCCCGCGGTCTGGGCCGTAGGACCTTCATCGGCGGCCCATGGGCAAGCAGCGAACCCGAGTTCCTGACGACGCAGGCCGACCATGTATTCGTCGGTGAGGCGGAAGAGGTCTTCGGAGAGATTGCGCATCAACTCGAGCATGGCGCGGCACAGGCCGTCTACAAGGTCATCGACAAGCCTGATATGTCGGTGAGTCCCATGCCCCGCTTTGATCTTCTGCACATGAACCAGTACACCTCGATGTCGGTCCAGTTCTCTCGCGGTTGCCCTTTCCAATGTGAGTTTTGCGACATCATCACGATCTATGGAAGGCGTCCGCGGGCCAAGCCGCCGGAGAAGCTCATCGCGGAGCTGGACGCTCTGCTTGCACTGGGTTGGCGCAACGAGGTCTTCATTGTTGACGACAACTTCATTGGCAACCACAAGCTTGCCCTGCAACTCACCCATTCGCTCGCGACCTGGCAGGAACGGAACAAGCGTGTCATCTCGTTCTACACCGAGGCATCCATCGATCTGGCGGACAAGCCCGAGTTACTCGCCTCCATGGTCGAGGCGAACTTCATGTACGTGTTTCTCGGTATTGAAACACCCTCGGCCGAGGCGTTGAAAGGATCGTCGAAGTTCCAGAATCTTCGCGGTGATCTGGTGACCCAGGTGAGCAAAATCCGCGAGAGCGGATTGTGGGTGTTGGCTGGCTTCATCGTTGGCTTCGACTCGGATGACGAGACGATCTTCGAACGACAGCTGCAATTCATCGATAAGACTGCGATCACCTGGGCGATGGCCGGAGTCTTGCAGGCGCCTCCCACAACGGCGCTGTTCGATCGTATGAAGCGTGAGGGAAGGCTGATTGAAGACAGTACGGCCACGACCAACTTCAGCGCGCCAAACTTCAAAACAGTTCTGCCACTTCCGATTCTGCTGCGCGGATTGAGCACTCTGCTGAAAGGCTTATACACGCCGGCAAATTACTTCGGCCGGGCAATGCGTTCGCTCGAATCCTGGCAGCCACGTCCCGCACAAAAGCCCCCAGAGCTACCTCTGCTCTATAACCTCCGTGTCTTTGTTCAGTCGATGTGGCAGCAGGGCGTCTGTTCAAACTACCGTCTGGCCTACTGGCGGTTTCTCCTCACGGCGATTCGGCGATGGGCACTTCAGCCGGCCAAGATGTGGCTCGCCTTCATGGTCCTGCTTTCGGCAAATCACTTCTTGAAGTATGCAAGAGAGGTCGCAGAGGATTTGGAGGAGCAATGCCAGGCGCTCGAAGACTCAAAGCTTTACTCTCAGACATTGGCTGTAGGCGTAGAGAGCCGGGGTTGA
- a CDS encoding rhodanese-like domain-containing protein — protein MAAILMTICAVCLLIVLVVWSRRSKARHEIEQYSITPEDLQALFASHQEVLLFDVRLPLDLLAYSEIIPGAKRLAPSEVMENPSLIPKDKDSIVYCTCPSDRTSRAILHRVLAMGFLRTKFLRGGLEAWKASGFPVEPYGKAFHLDTGK, from the coding sequence ATGGCTGCGATTTTAATGACTATTTGCGCCGTGTGCCTGTTGATCGTTCTCGTTGTATGGAGCAGACGGTCGAAAGCCCGTCATGAAATAGAACAGTACAGCATCACGCCGGAAGATCTGCAGGCCTTGTTTGCTTCACATCAGGAAGTGCTTCTCTTCGATGTGCGCCTTCCGCTCGACTTGTTAGCCTATTCCGAGATTATTCCAGGCGCAAAGCGGCTTGCGCCAAGTGAAGTGATGGAGAATCCATCGCTCATCCCGAAAGACAAAGATTCGATCGTTTATTGCACGTGCCCGAGTGACAGAACCAGTCGTGCCATCCTGCATCGAGTTCTCGCCATGGGTTTTTTACGGACTAAATTTCTCCGAGGCGGACTGGAGGCATGGAAGGCAAGTGGCTTTCCGGTCGAGCCGTACGGAAAAGCCTTTCATCTCGACACAGGCAAGTAG